The following nucleotide sequence is from Solanum dulcamara chromosome 7, daSolDulc1.2, whole genome shotgun sequence.
TCTGCTTCTACTAAAGAAGCTAATAATCCCCTCCTAAGTATCCCCTTTTTATATGGACAAGAATGAGATTAATAATATACTTGATTCATTTTTCCTCTCTAATTAGTGCTCCATGTCATTCAactattatttttcataatggGGTGTTGATATTAACAAAACAGTCGCATATTGGACTATTCAAATGATTTCTAAAGAATCAAATATACCTTCCCAGGCTTTGCAAGGCTGGTTGGTAGCGAGGACCAGGGCATGTACGCTTCTGAGGATTGACTATTTTCTCTGACACTTTCTTGTTTGCTTCTTGTGAGTTTCAATGTTGAGAATCTTGGAGTTTTCAAATGCTTATTTATGCCTGAGTTTATCACAATTGGATCAGAGTGACTGCGTGAAGGAGTTGAAGACCGTGTCTGAAATCAACCGAGAAGAAATTTTTCTCAGCAAGCTCAGAAGAGAATTCAGATTCAATAGAACCTTCCCTGAATATATTCATgtccaagtacctactgttttCCTTTTTAACCAGTGAGCGCCTTTTAAATGTGCTGTTGTTCAGAACAACATTTTGGAAAGTTTGGAAAGGCATGAAAATTGTTTCCAGAGAAGCATGCATATAGcatttccccccccccccccctccctttTATAGAAGTGTTATTGAAAGAATTGCAGAATTTTAATTCCCACGGTATATATTAGGGCTTACTAATAATTTACATAAATATCTTCATTGGACCTTGGAAAACATGACAATCACATATTTATAGCCAAAGAATAAATGGAGAGAAAAAAGTGTGGAAAATCTGATAGTAATACTTGGATATGAACTACTAATGAGTTTCACAAACGAATAATCTGTGCTGCAGAGTCATACCTGACCTTTAAGCTCGCGTTGTTTCTCTTTCAGAGGTATGGCCTTTTTAGCAGCTCCACTACTCTCATTCTCAATGGCTTTCACACCAGTACCTTGATCAAGCCCTCCAATCTTTGTGTAAGAGGTTAATACTCCTCGCATGTACCTGGAAGCAACAACCATTTTTTGCTCTTTGATAACAAATTTGTTCTTTGAGTTCTCTTTGTTCAATTCAGGCGATTCATTAAACTTCGAACCAGTAACATCTTCCTGATCATTTCGAACAGTGACCTCAGACGGTTCCAACATTTGCATTAAATCCTTTGGGTTACCTACAAATGGATGTCGCCCTGGAAGTGGCCTCACCCCTACTAAAACTGGAACTGGAGTTCCAGGTTCCATTCTTTCAACATAAAAGAACTGGCCAAGTTGCAATTTGTTGTTCAATATGAGCTCATTCTCCTCTTTAGATAACGTAACATATGTCGAATGAGAAGAATCCGAGACTTTAATAAAGAAACCGTGGTTTGGCCATAGTTCTGATCCATTCAAAGCAGGGACAATGCTGATGACTTGTAAAAGGATCGATCTATATTCCCCGCGAACTTTTTTATTGGAATTCATACTCTGGAGAAGCTTAATCAGTACTCCTGGAACGAGGGCTGCCATTTTGTTTTGCTCCCAGTTACGCTAAAACTTAAGATAATGCAAGttaactaaattaaaataatccGAAAACCATCAAGATGATCCTATGGAAAATGAGATAGGCATTACTGTGGTTTCTTAAGTCACTAGCTGTCCCCAGaaaaattcattcattcattaatCCTTACATATCTAATACCAATATATTAATCCTTGCAATATCTAATATt
It contains:
- the LOC129895516 gene encoding uncharacterized protein LOC129895516; the encoded protein is MAALVPGVLIKLLQSMNSNKKVRGEYRSILLQVISIVPALNGSELWPNHGFFIKVSDSSHSTYVTLSKEENELILNNKLQLGQFFYVERMEPGTPVPVLVGVRPLPGRHPFVGNPKDLMQMLEPSEVTVRNDQEDVTGSKFNESPELNKENSKNKFVIKEQKMVVASRYMRGVLTSYTKIGGLDQGTGVKAIENESSGAAKKAIPLKEKQRELKGQTRSSTPSRSHSDPIVINSGINKHLKTPRFSTLKLTRSKQESVRENSQSSEAYMPWSSLPTSLAKPGKGILRRGLLASLVEAEAQEEAKEAAKLLHCLRMFAELCTSASPECPYLSLSKFFKLNDLIELPSTAKTKELTPDNFATKLSAQEKVKEGKMTCFLNGKTTSKSLKPSMELSGAEKLEWARGDGSKDIVELRELLLNEIQSWFLKFLEGAIDVGFWQNKQEQKTKASVPRQTESKNQIAFTLSQLKHANEWLDKVRSTLSSDENNLVERVDRLKQKLYTCLLLYVDSAASALGKPTS